Proteins co-encoded in one Parus major isolate Abel chromosome 17, Parus_major1.1, whole genome shotgun sequence genomic window:
- the SH3GLB2 gene encoding endophilin-B2 isoform X3, giving the protein MEFNVKKLASDAGVFFSRAMQFTEEKLGQAEKTELDAHFENLLARADCTKNWTEKILRQTEVLLQPNPSARVEEFLYEKLDRKVPSRVTNGELLAQYMTEAANDFGPGTPYGKTLIKVGETQRRLGAAEREFIRSASINFLTPLRNFLEGDWRTISKERRILQNRRLDLDACKARLKKAKAAEAKAACEGDAVPDFQETRPRNYVLSASASALWSDEVEKAEHELRLTQTEFDRQAEVTRLLLEGISSTHVNHLRCLHEFVESQTNYYAQCYQFMLDLQKQLGRFSGTFVGNTESASPAAAASPPAVAATTLPAVPTIPVVPTIVGVPNTVAEGVLNPNEVKPPASGTRRARVLYDYEAADSTELALLADEMITVYSLPGMDPDWLIGERGNQKGKVPVTYLELLS; this is encoded by the exons TTTACTGAAGAAAAGCTGGGCCAGGCTGAGAAGACTGAACTCGATGCCCACTTTGAAAACCTCCTGGCCAGGGCAGACTGCACAAAGAACTGGACAGAGAAGATCTTGCGTCAGACCGAAGTTCTGCTACAGCCAAACCCCA GTGCCAGAGTAGAAGAGTTCCTGTATGAGAAGCTGGACCGAAAGGTGCCCTCCCGGGTCACCaatggggagctgctggcacagtaCATGACAGAGGCAGCCAACGACTTTGGCCCAGGGACACCTTATG GAAAGACTTTGATAAAAGTTGGAGAGACTCAGAGGCGCTTGGGTGCTGCAGAACGAGAATTCATCCGCTCTGCCTCCATCAACTTCCTGACGCCACTGCGCAACTTCCTGGAAGGGGACTGGAGAACCATCTCT AAAGAGCGGAGGATCCTGCAGAACCGACGCCTGGATCTGGACGCCTGCAAAGCCAGGTTGAAGAAGGCCAAAGCTGCCGAGGCAAAAGCAGCG TGTGAGGGAGAT gctgtgcctgacTTTCAGGAAACCAGACCTCGTAATTACGTGCTCTCCGCCAGCGCATCAGCG CTTTGGAGCGACGAGGTGGAAAAA GCGGAGCACGAGCTGAGGCTCACACAGACCGAGTTCGACCGGCAGGCAGAGGTGACCCgtctgctgctggaggggatCAGCAGCACACAC GTGAATCATCTTCGCTGTCTCCACGAGTTTGTGGAGTCTCAGACCAACTACTATGCTCAGTGCTACCAGTTCATGCTGGATCTACAGAAGCAACTGGGCAG ATTTTCAGGCACGTTCGTAGGCAACACAGAATCCGCATCTCCCGCAGCCgctgcctctcctccagctgttGCTGCTACCACGCTCCCGGCTGTGCCTACAATTCCAGTGGTGCCCACAATTGTTGGGGTGCCCAACACCGTGGCAGAGGGTGTGCTGAACCCCAATGAAGTCAAACCTCCTGCCAGTGGGACACGCAGGGCCAGAGTCCTCTACGACTACGAAGCAGCTGACAGCACCGAGCTGGCACTTCTTGCAGATGAG ATGATCACTGTGTACAGCCTGCCAGGCATGGATCCAGACTGGCTTATAGGGGAAAGAGGGAACCAGAAAGGGAAAGTTCCTGTCACTTACTTGGAACTGTTAAGTTAA
- the SH3GLB2 gene encoding endophilin-B2 isoform X9 produces MEFNVKKLASDAGVFFSRAMQFTEEKLGQAEKTELDAHFENLLARADCTKNWTEKILRQTEVLLQPNPSARVEEFLYEKLDRKVPSRVTNGELLAQYMTEAANDFGPGTPYGKTLIKVGETQRRLGAAEREFIRSASINFLTPLRNFLEGDWRTISKERRILQNRRLDLDACKARLKKAKAAEAKAAAEHELRLTQTEFDRQAEVTRLLLEGISSTHVNHLRCLHEFVESQTNYYAQCYQFMLDLQKQLGRFSGTFVGNTESASPAAAASPPAVAATTLPAVPTIPVVPTIVGVPNTVAEGVLNPNEVKPPASGTRRARVLYDYEAADSTELALLADEMITVYSLPGMDPDWLIGERGNQKGKVPVTYLELLS; encoded by the exons TTTACTGAAGAAAAGCTGGGCCAGGCTGAGAAGACTGAACTCGATGCCCACTTTGAAAACCTCCTGGCCAGGGCAGACTGCACAAAGAACTGGACAGAGAAGATCTTGCGTCAGACCGAAGTTCTGCTACAGCCAAACCCCA GTGCCAGAGTAGAAGAGTTCCTGTATGAGAAGCTGGACCGAAAGGTGCCCTCCCGGGTCACCaatggggagctgctggcacagtaCATGACAGAGGCAGCCAACGACTTTGGCCCAGGGACACCTTATG GAAAGACTTTGATAAAAGTTGGAGAGACTCAGAGGCGCTTGGGTGCTGCAGAACGAGAATTCATCCGCTCTGCCTCCATCAACTTCCTGACGCCACTGCGCAACTTCCTGGAAGGGGACTGGAGAACCATCTCT AAAGAGCGGAGGATCCTGCAGAACCGACGCCTGGATCTGGACGCCTGCAAAGCCAGGTTGAAGAAGGCCAAAGCTGCCGAGGCAAAAGCAGCG GCGGAGCACGAGCTGAGGCTCACACAGACCGAGTTCGACCGGCAGGCAGAGGTGACCCgtctgctgctggaggggatCAGCAGCACACAC GTGAATCATCTTCGCTGTCTCCACGAGTTTGTGGAGTCTCAGACCAACTACTATGCTCAGTGCTACCAGTTCATGCTGGATCTACAGAAGCAACTGGGCAG ATTTTCAGGCACGTTCGTAGGCAACACAGAATCCGCATCTCCCGCAGCCgctgcctctcctccagctgttGCTGCTACCACGCTCCCGGCTGTGCCTACAATTCCAGTGGTGCCCACAATTGTTGGGGTGCCCAACACCGTGGCAGAGGGTGTGCTGAACCCCAATGAAGTCAAACCTCCTGCCAGTGGGACACGCAGGGCCAGAGTCCTCTACGACTACGAAGCAGCTGACAGCACCGAGCTGGCACTTCTTGCAGATGAG ATGATCACTGTGTACAGCCTGCCAGGCATGGATCCAGACTGGCTTATAGGGGAAAGAGGGAACCAGAAAGGGAAAGTTCCTGTCACTTACTTGGAACTGTTAAGTTAA
- the SH3GLB2 gene encoding endophilin-B2 isoform X4: MEFNVKKLASDAGVFFSRAMQFTEEKLGQAEKTELDAHFENLLARADCTKNWTEKILRQTEVLLQPNPSARVEEFLYEKLDRKVPSRVTNGELLAQYMTEAANDFGPGTPYGKTLIKVGETQRRLGAAEREFIRSASINFLTPLRNFLEGDWRTISKERRILQNRRLDLDACKARLKKAKAAEAKAAAVPDFQETRPRNYVLSASASALWSDEVEKAEHELRLTQTEFDRQAEVTRLLLEGISSTHVNHLRCLHEFVESQTNYYAQCYQFMLDLQKQLGRFSGTFVGNTESASPAAAASPPAVAATTLPAVPTIPVVPTIVGVPNTVAEGVLNPNEVKPPASGTRRARVLYDYEAADSTELALLADEMITVYSLPGMDPDWLIGERGNQKGKVPVTYLELLS, translated from the exons TTTACTGAAGAAAAGCTGGGCCAGGCTGAGAAGACTGAACTCGATGCCCACTTTGAAAACCTCCTGGCCAGGGCAGACTGCACAAAGAACTGGACAGAGAAGATCTTGCGTCAGACCGAAGTTCTGCTACAGCCAAACCCCA GTGCCAGAGTAGAAGAGTTCCTGTATGAGAAGCTGGACCGAAAGGTGCCCTCCCGGGTCACCaatggggagctgctggcacagtaCATGACAGAGGCAGCCAACGACTTTGGCCCAGGGACACCTTATG GAAAGACTTTGATAAAAGTTGGAGAGACTCAGAGGCGCTTGGGTGCTGCAGAACGAGAATTCATCCGCTCTGCCTCCATCAACTTCCTGACGCCACTGCGCAACTTCCTGGAAGGGGACTGGAGAACCATCTCT AAAGAGCGGAGGATCCTGCAGAACCGACGCCTGGATCTGGACGCCTGCAAAGCCAGGTTGAAGAAGGCCAAAGCTGCCGAGGCAAAAGCAGCG gctgtgcctgacTTTCAGGAAACCAGACCTCGTAATTACGTGCTCTCCGCCAGCGCATCAGCG CTTTGGAGCGACGAGGTGGAAAAA GCGGAGCACGAGCTGAGGCTCACACAGACCGAGTTCGACCGGCAGGCAGAGGTGACCCgtctgctgctggaggggatCAGCAGCACACAC GTGAATCATCTTCGCTGTCTCCACGAGTTTGTGGAGTCTCAGACCAACTACTATGCTCAGTGCTACCAGTTCATGCTGGATCTACAGAAGCAACTGGGCAG ATTTTCAGGCACGTTCGTAGGCAACACAGAATCCGCATCTCCCGCAGCCgctgcctctcctccagctgttGCTGCTACCACGCTCCCGGCTGTGCCTACAATTCCAGTGGTGCCCACAATTGTTGGGGTGCCCAACACCGTGGCAGAGGGTGTGCTGAACCCCAATGAAGTCAAACCTCCTGCCAGTGGGACACGCAGGGCCAGAGTCCTCTACGACTACGAAGCAGCTGACAGCACCGAGCTGGCACTTCTTGCAGATGAG ATGATCACTGTGTACAGCCTGCCAGGCATGGATCCAGACTGGCTTATAGGGGAAAGAGGGAACCAGAAAGGGAAAGTTCCTGTCACTTACTTGGAACTGTTAAGTTAA
- the SH3GLB2 gene encoding endophilin-B2 isoform X1 — protein MEFNVKKLASDAGVFFSRAMQFTEEKLGQAEKTELDAHFENLLARADCTKNWTEKILRQTEVLLQPNPSARVEEFLYEKLDRKVPSRVTNGELLAQYMTEAANDFGPGTPYGKTLIKVGETQRRLGAAEREFIRSASINFLTPLRNFLEGDWRTISKERRILQNRRLDLDACKARLKKAKAAEAKAACEGDAVPDFQETRPRNYVLSASASALWSDEVEKAEHELRLTQTEFDRQAEVTRLLLEGISSTHVNHLRCLHEFVESQTNYYAQCYQFMLDLQKQLGSSKGEIFSGTFVGNTESASPAAAASPPAVAATTLPAVPTIPVVPTIVGVPNTVAEGVLNPNEVKPPASGTRRARVLYDYEAADSTELALLADEMITVYSLPGMDPDWLIGERGNQKGKVPVTYLELLS, from the exons TTTACTGAAGAAAAGCTGGGCCAGGCTGAGAAGACTGAACTCGATGCCCACTTTGAAAACCTCCTGGCCAGGGCAGACTGCACAAAGAACTGGACAGAGAAGATCTTGCGTCAGACCGAAGTTCTGCTACAGCCAAACCCCA GTGCCAGAGTAGAAGAGTTCCTGTATGAGAAGCTGGACCGAAAGGTGCCCTCCCGGGTCACCaatggggagctgctggcacagtaCATGACAGAGGCAGCCAACGACTTTGGCCCAGGGACACCTTATG GAAAGACTTTGATAAAAGTTGGAGAGACTCAGAGGCGCTTGGGTGCTGCAGAACGAGAATTCATCCGCTCTGCCTCCATCAACTTCCTGACGCCACTGCGCAACTTCCTGGAAGGGGACTGGAGAACCATCTCT AAAGAGCGGAGGATCCTGCAGAACCGACGCCTGGATCTGGACGCCTGCAAAGCCAGGTTGAAGAAGGCCAAAGCTGCCGAGGCAAAAGCAGCG TGTGAGGGAGAT gctgtgcctgacTTTCAGGAAACCAGACCTCGTAATTACGTGCTCTCCGCCAGCGCATCAGCG CTTTGGAGCGACGAGGTGGAAAAA GCGGAGCACGAGCTGAGGCTCACACAGACCGAGTTCGACCGGCAGGCAGAGGTGACCCgtctgctgctggaggggatCAGCAGCACACAC GTGAATCATCTTCGCTGTCTCCACGAGTTTGTGGAGTCTCAGACCAACTACTATGCTCAGTGCTACCAGTTCATGCTGGATCTACAGAAGCAACTGGGCAG CTCCAAAGGAGAAAT ATTTTCAGGCACGTTCGTAGGCAACACAGAATCCGCATCTCCCGCAGCCgctgcctctcctccagctgttGCTGCTACCACGCTCCCGGCTGTGCCTACAATTCCAGTGGTGCCCACAATTGTTGGGGTGCCCAACACCGTGGCAGAGGGTGTGCTGAACCCCAATGAAGTCAAACCTCCTGCCAGTGGGACACGCAGGGCCAGAGTCCTCTACGACTACGAAGCAGCTGACAGCACCGAGCTGGCACTTCTTGCAGATGAG ATGATCACTGTGTACAGCCTGCCAGGCATGGATCCAGACTGGCTTATAGGGGAAAGAGGGAACCAGAAAGGGAAAGTTCCTGTCACTTACTTGGAACTGTTAAGTTAA
- the SH3GLB2 gene encoding endophilin-B2 isoform X8: MEFNVKKLASDAGVFFSRAMQFTEEKLGQAEKTELDAHFENLLARADCTKNWTEKILRQTEVLLQPNPSARVEEFLYEKLDRKVPSRVTNGELLAQYMTEAANDFGPGTPYGKTLIKVGETQRRLGAAEREFIRSASINFLTPLRNFLEGDWRTISKERRILQNRRLDLDACKARLKKAKAAEAKAAAEHELRLTQTEFDRQAEVTRLLLEGISSTHVNHLRCLHEFVESQTNYYAQCYQFMLDLQKQLGSSKGEIFSGTFVGNTESASPAAAASPPAVAATTLPAVPTIPVVPTIVGVPNTVAEGVLNPNEVKPPASGTRRARVLYDYEAADSTELALLADEMITVYSLPGMDPDWLIGERGNQKGKVPVTYLELLS, translated from the exons TTTACTGAAGAAAAGCTGGGCCAGGCTGAGAAGACTGAACTCGATGCCCACTTTGAAAACCTCCTGGCCAGGGCAGACTGCACAAAGAACTGGACAGAGAAGATCTTGCGTCAGACCGAAGTTCTGCTACAGCCAAACCCCA GTGCCAGAGTAGAAGAGTTCCTGTATGAGAAGCTGGACCGAAAGGTGCCCTCCCGGGTCACCaatggggagctgctggcacagtaCATGACAGAGGCAGCCAACGACTTTGGCCCAGGGACACCTTATG GAAAGACTTTGATAAAAGTTGGAGAGACTCAGAGGCGCTTGGGTGCTGCAGAACGAGAATTCATCCGCTCTGCCTCCATCAACTTCCTGACGCCACTGCGCAACTTCCTGGAAGGGGACTGGAGAACCATCTCT AAAGAGCGGAGGATCCTGCAGAACCGACGCCTGGATCTGGACGCCTGCAAAGCCAGGTTGAAGAAGGCCAAAGCTGCCGAGGCAAAAGCAGCG GCGGAGCACGAGCTGAGGCTCACACAGACCGAGTTCGACCGGCAGGCAGAGGTGACCCgtctgctgctggaggggatCAGCAGCACACAC GTGAATCATCTTCGCTGTCTCCACGAGTTTGTGGAGTCTCAGACCAACTACTATGCTCAGTGCTACCAGTTCATGCTGGATCTACAGAAGCAACTGGGCAG CTCCAAAGGAGAAAT ATTTTCAGGCACGTTCGTAGGCAACACAGAATCCGCATCTCCCGCAGCCgctgcctctcctccagctgttGCTGCTACCACGCTCCCGGCTGTGCCTACAATTCCAGTGGTGCCCACAATTGTTGGGGTGCCCAACACCGTGGCAGAGGGTGTGCTGAACCCCAATGAAGTCAAACCTCCTGCCAGTGGGACACGCAGGGCCAGAGTCCTCTACGACTACGAAGCAGCTGACAGCACCGAGCTGGCACTTCTTGCAGATGAG ATGATCACTGTGTACAGCCTGCCAGGCATGGATCCAGACTGGCTTATAGGGGAAAGAGGGAACCAGAAAGGGAAAGTTCCTGTCACTTACTTGGAACTGTTAAGTTAA
- the SH3GLB2 gene encoding endophilin-B2 isoform X5, giving the protein MEFNVKKLASDAGVFFSRAMQFTEEKLGQAEKTELDAHFENLLARADCTKNWTEKILRQTEVLLQPNPSARVEEFLYEKLDRKVPSRVTNGELLAQYMTEAANDFGPGTPYGKTLIKVGETQRRLGAAEREFIRSASINFLTPLRNFLEGDWRTISKERRILQNRRLDLDACKARLKKAKAAEAKAACEGDLWSDEVEKAEHELRLTQTEFDRQAEVTRLLLEGISSTHVNHLRCLHEFVESQTNYYAQCYQFMLDLQKQLGSSKGEIFSGTFVGNTESASPAAAASPPAVAATTLPAVPTIPVVPTIVGVPNTVAEGVLNPNEVKPPASGTRRARVLYDYEAADSTELALLADEMITVYSLPGMDPDWLIGERGNQKGKVPVTYLELLS; this is encoded by the exons TTTACTGAAGAAAAGCTGGGCCAGGCTGAGAAGACTGAACTCGATGCCCACTTTGAAAACCTCCTGGCCAGGGCAGACTGCACAAAGAACTGGACAGAGAAGATCTTGCGTCAGACCGAAGTTCTGCTACAGCCAAACCCCA GTGCCAGAGTAGAAGAGTTCCTGTATGAGAAGCTGGACCGAAAGGTGCCCTCCCGGGTCACCaatggggagctgctggcacagtaCATGACAGAGGCAGCCAACGACTTTGGCCCAGGGACACCTTATG GAAAGACTTTGATAAAAGTTGGAGAGACTCAGAGGCGCTTGGGTGCTGCAGAACGAGAATTCATCCGCTCTGCCTCCATCAACTTCCTGACGCCACTGCGCAACTTCCTGGAAGGGGACTGGAGAACCATCTCT AAAGAGCGGAGGATCCTGCAGAACCGACGCCTGGATCTGGACGCCTGCAAAGCCAGGTTGAAGAAGGCCAAAGCTGCCGAGGCAAAAGCAGCG TGTGAGGGAGAT CTTTGGAGCGACGAGGTGGAAAAA GCGGAGCACGAGCTGAGGCTCACACAGACCGAGTTCGACCGGCAGGCAGAGGTGACCCgtctgctgctggaggggatCAGCAGCACACAC GTGAATCATCTTCGCTGTCTCCACGAGTTTGTGGAGTCTCAGACCAACTACTATGCTCAGTGCTACCAGTTCATGCTGGATCTACAGAAGCAACTGGGCAG CTCCAAAGGAGAAAT ATTTTCAGGCACGTTCGTAGGCAACACAGAATCCGCATCTCCCGCAGCCgctgcctctcctccagctgttGCTGCTACCACGCTCCCGGCTGTGCCTACAATTCCAGTGGTGCCCACAATTGTTGGGGTGCCCAACACCGTGGCAGAGGGTGTGCTGAACCCCAATGAAGTCAAACCTCCTGCCAGTGGGACACGCAGGGCCAGAGTCCTCTACGACTACGAAGCAGCTGACAGCACCGAGCTGGCACTTCTTGCAGATGAG ATGATCACTGTGTACAGCCTGCCAGGCATGGATCCAGACTGGCTTATAGGGGAAAGAGGGAACCAGAAAGGGAAAGTTCCTGTCACTTACTTGGAACTGTTAAGTTAA
- the SH3GLB2 gene encoding endophilin-B2 isoform X7 translates to MEFNVKKLASDAGVFFSRAMQFTEEKLGQAEKTELDAHFENLLARADCTKNWTEKILRQTEVLLQPNPSARVEEFLYEKLDRKVPSRVTNGELLAQYMTEAANDFGPGTPYGKTLIKVGETQRRLGAAEREFIRSASINFLTPLRNFLEGDWRTISKERRILQNRRLDLDACKARLKKAKAAEAKAALWSDEVEKAEHELRLTQTEFDRQAEVTRLLLEGISSTHVNHLRCLHEFVESQTNYYAQCYQFMLDLQKQLGRFSGTFVGNTESASPAAAASPPAVAATTLPAVPTIPVVPTIVGVPNTVAEGVLNPNEVKPPASGTRRARVLYDYEAADSTELALLADEMITVYSLPGMDPDWLIGERGNQKGKVPVTYLELLS, encoded by the exons TTTACTGAAGAAAAGCTGGGCCAGGCTGAGAAGACTGAACTCGATGCCCACTTTGAAAACCTCCTGGCCAGGGCAGACTGCACAAAGAACTGGACAGAGAAGATCTTGCGTCAGACCGAAGTTCTGCTACAGCCAAACCCCA GTGCCAGAGTAGAAGAGTTCCTGTATGAGAAGCTGGACCGAAAGGTGCCCTCCCGGGTCACCaatggggagctgctggcacagtaCATGACAGAGGCAGCCAACGACTTTGGCCCAGGGACACCTTATG GAAAGACTTTGATAAAAGTTGGAGAGACTCAGAGGCGCTTGGGTGCTGCAGAACGAGAATTCATCCGCTCTGCCTCCATCAACTTCCTGACGCCACTGCGCAACTTCCTGGAAGGGGACTGGAGAACCATCTCT AAAGAGCGGAGGATCCTGCAGAACCGACGCCTGGATCTGGACGCCTGCAAAGCCAGGTTGAAGAAGGCCAAAGCTGCCGAGGCAAAAGCAGCG CTTTGGAGCGACGAGGTGGAAAAA GCGGAGCACGAGCTGAGGCTCACACAGACCGAGTTCGACCGGCAGGCAGAGGTGACCCgtctgctgctggaggggatCAGCAGCACACAC GTGAATCATCTTCGCTGTCTCCACGAGTTTGTGGAGTCTCAGACCAACTACTATGCTCAGTGCTACCAGTTCATGCTGGATCTACAGAAGCAACTGGGCAG ATTTTCAGGCACGTTCGTAGGCAACACAGAATCCGCATCTCCCGCAGCCgctgcctctcctccagctgttGCTGCTACCACGCTCCCGGCTGTGCCTACAATTCCAGTGGTGCCCACAATTGTTGGGGTGCCCAACACCGTGGCAGAGGGTGTGCTGAACCCCAATGAAGTCAAACCTCCTGCCAGTGGGACACGCAGGGCCAGAGTCCTCTACGACTACGAAGCAGCTGACAGCACCGAGCTGGCACTTCTTGCAGATGAG ATGATCACTGTGTACAGCCTGCCAGGCATGGATCCAGACTGGCTTATAGGGGAAAGAGGGAACCAGAAAGGGAAAGTTCCTGTCACTTACTTGGAACTGTTAAGTTAA
- the SH3GLB2 gene encoding endophilin-B2 isoform X2 — translation MEFNVKKLASDAGVFFSRAMQFTEEKLGQAEKTELDAHFENLLARADCTKNWTEKILRQTEVLLQPNPSARVEEFLYEKLDRKVPSRVTNGELLAQYMTEAANDFGPGTPYGKTLIKVGETQRRLGAAEREFIRSASINFLTPLRNFLEGDWRTISKERRILQNRRLDLDACKARLKKAKAAEAKAAAVPDFQETRPRNYVLSASASALWSDEVEKAEHELRLTQTEFDRQAEVTRLLLEGISSTHVNHLRCLHEFVESQTNYYAQCYQFMLDLQKQLGSSKGEIFSGTFVGNTESASPAAAASPPAVAATTLPAVPTIPVVPTIVGVPNTVAEGVLNPNEVKPPASGTRRARVLYDYEAADSTELALLADEMITVYSLPGMDPDWLIGERGNQKGKVPVTYLELLS, via the exons TTTACTGAAGAAAAGCTGGGCCAGGCTGAGAAGACTGAACTCGATGCCCACTTTGAAAACCTCCTGGCCAGGGCAGACTGCACAAAGAACTGGACAGAGAAGATCTTGCGTCAGACCGAAGTTCTGCTACAGCCAAACCCCA GTGCCAGAGTAGAAGAGTTCCTGTATGAGAAGCTGGACCGAAAGGTGCCCTCCCGGGTCACCaatggggagctgctggcacagtaCATGACAGAGGCAGCCAACGACTTTGGCCCAGGGACACCTTATG GAAAGACTTTGATAAAAGTTGGAGAGACTCAGAGGCGCTTGGGTGCTGCAGAACGAGAATTCATCCGCTCTGCCTCCATCAACTTCCTGACGCCACTGCGCAACTTCCTGGAAGGGGACTGGAGAACCATCTCT AAAGAGCGGAGGATCCTGCAGAACCGACGCCTGGATCTGGACGCCTGCAAAGCCAGGTTGAAGAAGGCCAAAGCTGCCGAGGCAAAAGCAGCG gctgtgcctgacTTTCAGGAAACCAGACCTCGTAATTACGTGCTCTCCGCCAGCGCATCAGCG CTTTGGAGCGACGAGGTGGAAAAA GCGGAGCACGAGCTGAGGCTCACACAGACCGAGTTCGACCGGCAGGCAGAGGTGACCCgtctgctgctggaggggatCAGCAGCACACAC GTGAATCATCTTCGCTGTCTCCACGAGTTTGTGGAGTCTCAGACCAACTACTATGCTCAGTGCTACCAGTTCATGCTGGATCTACAGAAGCAACTGGGCAG CTCCAAAGGAGAAAT ATTTTCAGGCACGTTCGTAGGCAACACAGAATCCGCATCTCCCGCAGCCgctgcctctcctccagctgttGCTGCTACCACGCTCCCGGCTGTGCCTACAATTCCAGTGGTGCCCACAATTGTTGGGGTGCCCAACACCGTGGCAGAGGGTGTGCTGAACCCCAATGAAGTCAAACCTCCTGCCAGTGGGACACGCAGGGCCAGAGTCCTCTACGACTACGAAGCAGCTGACAGCACCGAGCTGGCACTTCTTGCAGATGAG ATGATCACTGTGTACAGCCTGCCAGGCATGGATCCAGACTGGCTTATAGGGGAAAGAGGGAACCAGAAAGGGAAAGTTCCTGTCACTTACTTGGAACTGTTAAGTTAA
- the SH3GLB2 gene encoding endophilin-B2 isoform X6 has translation MEFNVKKLASDAGVFFSRAMQFTEEKLGQAEKTELDAHFENLLARADCTKNWTEKILRQTEVLLQPNPSARVEEFLYEKLDRKVPSRVTNGELLAQYMTEAANDFGPGTPYGKTLIKVGETQRRLGAAEREFIRSASINFLTPLRNFLEGDWRTISKERRILQNRRLDLDACKARLKKAKAAEAKAALWSDEVEKAEHELRLTQTEFDRQAEVTRLLLEGISSTHVNHLRCLHEFVESQTNYYAQCYQFMLDLQKQLGSSKGEIFSGTFVGNTESASPAAAASPPAVAATTLPAVPTIPVVPTIVGVPNTVAEGVLNPNEVKPPASGTRRARVLYDYEAADSTELALLADEMITVYSLPGMDPDWLIGERGNQKGKVPVTYLELLS, from the exons TTTACTGAAGAAAAGCTGGGCCAGGCTGAGAAGACTGAACTCGATGCCCACTTTGAAAACCTCCTGGCCAGGGCAGACTGCACAAAGAACTGGACAGAGAAGATCTTGCGTCAGACCGAAGTTCTGCTACAGCCAAACCCCA GTGCCAGAGTAGAAGAGTTCCTGTATGAGAAGCTGGACCGAAAGGTGCCCTCCCGGGTCACCaatggggagctgctggcacagtaCATGACAGAGGCAGCCAACGACTTTGGCCCAGGGACACCTTATG GAAAGACTTTGATAAAAGTTGGAGAGACTCAGAGGCGCTTGGGTGCTGCAGAACGAGAATTCATCCGCTCTGCCTCCATCAACTTCCTGACGCCACTGCGCAACTTCCTGGAAGGGGACTGGAGAACCATCTCT AAAGAGCGGAGGATCCTGCAGAACCGACGCCTGGATCTGGACGCCTGCAAAGCCAGGTTGAAGAAGGCCAAAGCTGCCGAGGCAAAAGCAGCG CTTTGGAGCGACGAGGTGGAAAAA GCGGAGCACGAGCTGAGGCTCACACAGACCGAGTTCGACCGGCAGGCAGAGGTGACCCgtctgctgctggaggggatCAGCAGCACACAC GTGAATCATCTTCGCTGTCTCCACGAGTTTGTGGAGTCTCAGACCAACTACTATGCTCAGTGCTACCAGTTCATGCTGGATCTACAGAAGCAACTGGGCAG CTCCAAAGGAGAAAT ATTTTCAGGCACGTTCGTAGGCAACACAGAATCCGCATCTCCCGCAGCCgctgcctctcctccagctgttGCTGCTACCACGCTCCCGGCTGTGCCTACAATTCCAGTGGTGCCCACAATTGTTGGGGTGCCCAACACCGTGGCAGAGGGTGTGCTGAACCCCAATGAAGTCAAACCTCCTGCCAGTGGGACACGCAGGGCCAGAGTCCTCTACGACTACGAAGCAGCTGACAGCACCGAGCTGGCACTTCTTGCAGATGAG ATGATCACTGTGTACAGCCTGCCAGGCATGGATCCAGACTGGCTTATAGGGGAAAGAGGGAACCAGAAAGGGAAAGTTCCTGTCACTTACTTGGAACTGTTAAGTTAA